The DNA sequence AGGCTCCATGGATGGATTTCAATGAGTTTGAACTACAGGCAATTCTGCTCTCCCTTGATTTGCTTTCTGTCACTTTGAAAATTGTGCTGATGTGCATTTTTCTCGGGAAGGGGTCCAAAGCTTTCATTAGATTTCCCAAAGGGATCTGTGATCCAAGCATGTTAAAAACCACTGtttcaaaaaatgaaattttaggctgtatcaacataaatatagtgtctagatcaagggaaataatagcaccactctattccactttggtcatgcctcacctggaatactgtgtccaattttgagcaccacaattcaaaaaggatgtggacaagatggagcatgtccagaagagggtgaccaaaatggtgaagagtctggaaaccctgccctatgaggagagacttagggaactgggtatgtttagcctggagaagagaaggttaagaggtgatttgacagccctgtttaaacaatggaacaatggatgcaagctacaggaaaagacattccacctaaacattagaaggaacttcttgacagtaagccctgtttgacagtggaacacactccctcagtgtggTAGtctactttggaggtttttaaacaaaggctggatgaccatctgtcagggtactttgattgtgtattcctgcatggctggggttggactgtttggcccttgaagtctcttccaactgtgtaATTctatgaaaacatacaaaatatgaACCTCATTTCAAAGAGCATTCCTGCTTCTCAGAAAGCTTACCAATACCTTAACTTGTGTGTATCTACTATAGCTTAAattcaactgctagtcccaaGTACAATGACCAAAAGAAATtacactgattcaatggatcacCTTAACCTAGGATTAACAAATGAATTTATGCTTAGAAATACCATACATCTTTTCTCCTCTAGCACACTACTGCTTAGTCAGGCATACTGCAGGAGACCAGTCCATAGGCCTCAAAGGAAGTGCAGCTATGCTGCTCAGCAAAAGGCAAAATCACACTTTTCTATGGAAGGCAACATCTGGGCATACCACAGAATGTCTGGAGTTTAAAGAGTAGCAGCCAAGGGGTGGAGAAGAAGTGTTCAACCATGTATTCATCATGAGGAATACTCCCTTAAACAGCAATTGCTACTACTCCCAGCCAGAGGGGTTTATCACCATTTGTTTTCATGTCTACACCATGACTTTATTGATACCATCTAGTAGAAGATACAGATCTTGGCAAACATTTTTGTAGAAGGCTGTCTCATCTTTGCAACAACCAGTCAAGCAGTATTAAACTACATAGGGTGAAAATAATCAGTAGGCTCATGCACTGCCTATTTACACATTATCATTCATGTCAAcatctttcagcatatgttgTGTATTGCTTTGTCTCTAGCTATTTGTAATATAGGCCAATTTAATCAAATCACACCTTTACCAGGATATACCTTGTATCCTTCACTGTTTACaagtttgttgttatttgcagtACCTTATGGCATTTCCTTCATGTCTCTGTGCAAAAGATGTTTTTCTTTGGTTCAGTTCTGAAGCAGCAGTGTAGGATTACTCCTCAAGGGCACGATGCGAATACAGATGCCAAGCTGGGAGGATGTCATGCTACAGAGTAACTGATAATCAAACTCAAACACGTTAAGCAAGAGACCAAGGGCTTGATCTCTTCCCAAAATCATGTTTTATGTAATGAGCCAGGTTAAATCAATGTGGGCAATAGCATGGCACAATGTAGAAAGATTCTATTCATGTGCTTCTCATTGCTCTCTAAAACTCTAGGAATGGTACAGAAGAGACACAGTCCTGCCTGATGTTCTAATTAGAAGAAAGACAActggaaaataatattaaaacacccTACAAGCAGAGCAGGAAGCTAAGCTCTGAAGATCATCAATAACTGGTGTACTTTTTGGGAGCATGACAATAATAAGGATGACTTTGTTAGGAATAGAAACAAAAGCAAGATATGCATGAAGATATCAAGGACAACGAAACATAAGGATGAAGGGTAAacacaagaataaaaaaagagGTAGTCCATACGTATACAGGCGTTATCTGTAAAAAAAGTTCACCTAAAaattatgcatttaaaaaaaaaaagaatctcctAGTCTGTATTTCTATAAATAAGGGAAGTGACATGCCTAGTGTTCATTAGAGCAATTACTGGCCATTTAACTCACTCCCTTTGATACTTCAGACACTTTTGTTTTCAACAAACTGTAATCAGGACTGTATATACTTAGgctaaaatgggaaaaaaaatctttgccatAGTATCTAGAATTTTGTAGTATGTATACATAAGGCTAAGTAATCACATTGATGTAATTTATTCTGATTCTGCTACCCCTGGCCAGGACCAAAAAGCTGATCAGATCACTTCACAAAGTAGCACTTCTAACATCATTTTAGCAGTTATCAGTgctagattattttttaaaaataaagtatctgAATAGTATACATCTAGCTGTGCATAAACTTTGAGTTTCTCCTACATTTATGTAGCATAGGCAAATTCACACATCACAGCTACTCTAGAGGTCTGGAAATTTTAATGTATACATAATTATTTATGCACTTGTCTATCCCCCCCACCGTAACATTTGTATGGTAACCTATACAGAAATGTTGTAAAAATAGAGCATGGTGTTACTCTTTAGTAGTTATCTGACAAAACATTAAAACCTTATGAATGAGGTTTTTATGGAGGTTCAAAATATATGTATACTTTTAAGACAAATGATTaggtttaaatttaaataaaattgacaTTAGTGTATTATATTTAGAGGATATACACAGAAATTATTATACATAATATGTAGAACATGTATACCAGGAATTGCCTACATTTGTTCTGTAAactttggccccccccccccccccccccaatatgttgACATTGGCCACAGTCAATATTCATTCTAAGAAACTAATAATTCTCAAGGAGAACAGAAACAGTAGATGCAGTACAAAACTAAAATCAAGAATGTTCAAATGGGATCTATTTTAGAGGTACAATATTACAATTTTATGTCAATAGAGATTTTAATTAATACCTTTACAGAATGGCTAGACATTACTTTTAGAAACACTGAGCCCTGTTAATGAGATTTCTCCAAGAATTCTTTACAACACCTAAGACACTGCTGATAAACGGTTTCAAAATCGTCATCATTTCCctagaaaaaaagacaaaaatatcaAATATACCAACTGAATTTGGAAACAATGTTTGTTAtagactacagtgggcccttggtatccatgggggatctattcccatggataccaaaatctgtggatgctcaagtcccattgtcctcaatggtggtgcggccatgccagcattggggacaatgggacttcacctcatgcatcctccctccctccctgctttcaccTGAGGCGGCAGGCGGCAAGGGACCACCTCCTCCCACTCCTTCTTcaccctcctcctcatcttctcctcctcccacctcttcctccctcctcctgcctcctttgtCCTCTTCCTCCCGCACTTTCCCCCTCGtcttcctgcctcttcctcctccttgccctgcctcttcctctgttgctgctgccgccacctccttcctcttctttgtccTGCCGCCACCTCCCTCCTTAATCCTCCTTCTCATCTtccttgcctcttcctcctctgctgcccccccccccataggtttgccatctgcagatgctcaaatccatggataccaagtcCGCAGATACAGAGAGTGGACTGGACAACATTTATTTTGAGTAGGAAAGGACTATGGTATATAGTCTAGGATGCTTACGTAGTATGGATCCTCAATAATTAGTTGTTTCTGTGGATCATAACTTCCAAGGAGCTCAATGTGAGCTTTGCAGTTCTGAATCtgattgctttttcttttcagatCTCTGCAACACAAAATAATAAGCAACTTTTAATTgtgagtatatgtgtgtatgaAAGTATTCATTTATTTGGCATCAGCATATACATTTTACACTGTAAAAGGAAGCTATAGTATGGACATTTGTTGTAGAAAAAAATAGCAGCCTACTTCAGGGAAATATGCAAACAATGTATTGACAATAAAACTAAATCAGTTTTGTCAGTGAACTTGCaaattctttttcttctattGACTAGATGAAGTTAACACTACCCCTGAAAACTCAGATTCACAGCCTGAGGGGTGTTCCTGGATTCAGTTCCAGGCGTGGATGCCCAGGATTCACCAGAGGCAAATAGTGTATGTACACAGTTAATGTGTCAGCTGGGCTCATTCCTGAAAAATCTGATTTGGCCACAAGACCACATCCCTTCATCACATACCATACTGCAACACACACTACATAGAACCGACTCTGAAAATATCTGGAACCTTCACTAGAGCAAAAATGCTGTGCCTACACTGTGGACTGGGTCTCAATTTAGGCAGCACCTAAGTGCCTTGTTATGATGGCTTTATTTCCCACCAGCTTCTTTATGATGTATACAGCCCAATATGATTTGCATCCAAACTATACACAGAACTGCTAATTTCCCATATAAACTTTCCCAGTTTATCATTCCCATCACCATGGGTGAGGATATGAGGGTTATTGGTGACTGCTCTTAGactgctgttacccacctcaatcctcaaaatcagaagagatataaataaattttcatttcatttcatctagTAACCTTCTTCTAAGAGAGGGTAAAATGGTCCCCTCCCTGTTCTTCTTCTCTTAACCAGACAAAGTCCCCTTTAAAATTGAAACAGACTTTTGGCAACTGAATAAATGCTGATGTAGGGATTTTAATTGAGGTTTTgtattaccccccccccttttgatgtttctgtttttaattgggTTGTTATAAATTACTTCCTTACAATGATGCCCCCTCCACCCAGACAAGCAATGTTGCCAAATTCAGATAAAACCCGAGTATAGTTGGACACGACCAGACAAACTTGTtgaaggggaaacctttacctttatagggTAAACTGGCTATAAAATTTGTAAACAAATCTTCAGGTGACAATGTCCTCAGGTTTCAGCCATCTGTTATGTATTGGGTTGAGCCTGAAGAGATTTTATACACTACAAGTTATTTGAGGTTTGAGAACTGGGAAGCAAGAATGATGTGGAGAATCACTGCTAACATTTAGGACATGTGCGCTATGTTTGTTGAATGACTTGTGTATATGATATACTGGAGGGACAGCTCTAACCACTATGCTATTAGCTATGATCAGAGGAAAATGCCCATTCTGGCAGTAAACATATAGTAATCAAGGAAAATATGGCATTAAAATGTAGTATAAAAGTATGGTGATGCTGCAATGCCAACATATCTTACCATTTGCAGgaagtattaataataataataaaatttatttctataccgcttttccgcattgATCAAAGCGATGTacaaaacaaaagaatacaattcaagataaaattacaatatatacataacGATAAAACTgtgtaaaaaattacaaatacaattaaaaaaacctattaaaccaaatcaaagccagctgagctAATGATCCATGATGCAAAATAcatatgaggggggggggagacggaCCACATGATATCaaagcacatgggggaaagcttgatggaagaaaaaggtcttaagtttctttttaaagagatccagggaggtgatggagtggagctcatcgggaagggtgttccaaatttttggggccgagatagaaaaggccctttgcgaagTCGATGTATATTTCGCAGTCGGAACCctcaacaggttcttcccggctgacctgtgtgtgcggggcggattatatggggagaggtggtcctccaagtaacctgggcccaagccatttagggctttatgggtaattaccaacaccttgtattgcgccccgaagcaaatgggcagccaatggacatcttgtaagatgggtgttatgttgtcagccctggaacaaccagcaaccaatctcgcagccatattctgcactaattgaagcttccgggtttggtacaagggttgccccatgtagagcgcattacagaaatccaatcgagaggttaccagagcttgtaccacggtttcaaggtccccccgacccaggtaggggcgcagctggcgtatcaaccgaagctgataacaggcgcctctgaccgtcgcatccacttgagatgtcaattggagcgacgagtccagaagcacccccaagctgggaatagagtccttcagggggagcgtgaccccatttaggacaggtggaaaaatttcactacccgggcctggggagcctatcactagtacttccgttttctctggattcagactgaatttgttttccctcatccagcccattactgactccaaagaGGGagttagaggagagatgccatccctagtcactgcatcagtcggagacacagagaagcatatctgggtgtcatcagcatattgataacaccgcggcccatgtctccggatgatctcgcccagcggtttcatgtaaatgttaaatagcatgggggacaaaatagctccttaagggacaccagatgtaagttccctcttatcggagcaagagtcccccagctgcaccatctggaatctacccaagaggtaggaatggaatgTATTAACCAAGGTAAGCAGCCTGGTGTACTGTATCACCAGAAAGCCCAGCTTGTTTGCAGTGTGATGGCAAGGCAATTTTTGAAACAGCTTGAAAAGTGGCAGAAGTTTTGCTAAACTAAGCTGTAACATTTGCTGGCACCTTTGACAGAATAACCCATACATCCCACTCACTTCTGCTACAAAGTAGTAACAAGAAAGCAAGCAATCATTGCATCACATGTGGCAAATCTGTTTCAAGGACTGTTGCAACATCCAAGTGACATGTTCTGGTTGTTTGCAGAACAGCTGGCACAAAGAATGAGCCTTTACTGGGGCACATTTCCCTCAACAGGGACTCTTCCCTTACAAAGTATGAAAATTAATGCACAACGCCACCCTTCACACTAGATTtcctgcaaaaaagaagaagaaaaaataaaacaaaaaagaagaacctTACCTTTCATGGTTTATGGCTGTTTCTTAATTTTGGAAGTTCACAATAAGATTTTtgggtttgcttgtttttagTCAGGAATGACAATGCACCAGAATTCCCATGGGGTCAGAAAATGCCCCAGAAGTCACTCAACAGTCAACCCAAACAGATAAAGATTAATGTGATCATGTTTTAGAGCTATCTGTTTTTTAAGCTGCCATGGGAACCAGTACTGGGAAAAGAAtacagggagaaagagaaatgttgtAAAAGCAAAAAGGACCTTTTCCCACAACTTACCGTAGGTTGCTTTCATCCATGCAAAGTATATAATCAAATGTCAGGAAATCATCTTTTGTAACCTGAAATTCAACAAATATGTTTAATATGTATGTAATTCTTATAAATTGTTAAATAAGAATTCTACTGTTATAGTTGCATAATTGTAAGTAGACATTAGATTCTAAAGCAGAAATATAACTGACTCTAAAGCATTAAAAACctttcatattcttttttttttttaattataggcGCTTCAAAAGCACACCAGCTGGATACAGCTCTATATTcacaaagaatattttaaatgttgaaaaaaaTGATCTCTGTATCATTTGACTGTAGTTAAAATTGTACATACTGAAACAGTGAAAAATTCAACATATTAAAAAAGACAGACTACTAGTCTTCACTCCAAGACAGATAGAATTGTTGGACTACTGAAAGAAATGGATATCTGTCAGTTCTAACAATTTTATATAGGCCAGAATGAGATTAAGGTTAGTAAAAGTAATTAAAGGAACATTATTGAAAATGTTGTGCACTCTccgtaaattaaaacaaaaacaaaccatgacTTCCTTAAGGCTCCCTTCTCTGCTTTCTACCAGCAGGTAAATATTGTTGTACTTTTGTTTCAATGTTTATGTTTCTGAAAcgtttttacatgcttttaaattagtggttgttttaaaatgagagtatatttatttttaaaaaatgttggtaTCATCAGGTTTTGGGCTGtctcttgttttaactttgtaaagCCACACTAGTTCATGTgttaggagaaaagtgggatgtaaaaaaaataagggttcaattcccttctTAAGCATAACCCCCAtccacgctctcagcctcagacgaaggcaacagcaaacccactctgaagaaacttgccaagaaaaccctatgataggttcaccttagggttgtcatacataaaaaaacaacaataataataaacaaaaagctTAAATGAAAAGGTATAGCAAAAGTCTGAATGCATAATGTGATACATTCGTTCTCTGATATGGAAGTCACAATCTGGCTTTAAAAACATTAGATTAATTCTGTTGAACACTTATTTTAATAACGAAGAGATTCATATCAATATCCTTTCTAGTTTCTATCTTTTCCGGTCAAACTCAAGTTGTCCTAGACAGCAGATCCTGAGCTATAGCTTACATTCTACAGCTGTGAAGAACAgggtttatatatacacacacacacacactggaaagaAGCAAGCAGCAGGATCATCCAAGGCTTTCTTGTTCACTAATGGAATACAGcttgtttttaaattatctggAATAAGGGTTAAGTAGCCATATGGCCAAGGCAACAGAGAACACCAAATTCTTCATTATGTGGAAAGCTAAGCAAAGTATTATTCAAACGGCTCTCTCCAAGGTGAGAATAGGCAGCACTACAACTCACTGTAATTAGGTTCAAAGTGAGGAATAATAACCATGTAAACAGAAACGATCTGAATCAAGATTACACGGTTAAGACACACTGAAACCAGGCTTCCCCTAACTTCTCACAAAGATGCTGTGTACATGGCCTATGACTTACAGAGGGCCCCAACCATTTTTGTGTTCCTTACCAGATCGCCCCTTTGCCCCTTCCAAAAGAGAGCACTGAAGATTCTAATACTGATAactctcttaataataataataataaaattttatttctataccgctattccagcgatcacagcggtgtacatcaaagagtaagacaattaaaacatcagcatgacaataatacaagGTTAACAATTAGgaacagtaaaaactaacaacaccctatacaagtggctgtgtagaatggaatacacaaaaacattgccaaggggaagagaatgaccacaaggctcacgAGGGGAAAGGCtggcggaacaaaaaagtcttcaagttcttcttgaaagcatcgagggaggtggaagtacggagctcattggggagggagttccagagctgaggggctgaaatagagaaagcctctgagctgatacatatcgAGTGTCtagaactcttaaaagatgtctttcacccgacctgagagtgcggggcggattgtatggggagaggcggtcctccaagtaccctgggcccaagccatttagggctttaaaggtgataaccaacaccttgtatttggcccggaagcaaataggcagccaatggagatcttttaggactggtgttatatggctggccctggaacaccCAGTAACCAGccgagcagccatattctgcactaattgaagcttccgggtttggtacaagggttgccccatgtaaagcgcattacagaaatctaatcgagaggttaccagagcatgtataacggtttcaaggtccccccggccaaggaagggtcgcagttggaatatcagccgaagctgataacaggtgctcctgaccgccgcatccacctgagcagtaaggtgaagcgacgagtccagaagcacccccaaactgcaaacagagtccttcacagggatcatgaccccatttaggacaggtggaaaaatttccttaccagggccaggagagccaatcaccagtacttccgttttctctggattcaggctgagtctgttttccctcatccagcccattaccgactccaagcaagcattaagaggagagatgccatccctagttactgcatcagtcggagacacagagaaaactatttgggtgtcatcagcatactgataacaccgcgccccgtgtctccggatgatctctcccagcggcttcatgtaaatgttaaaaagcataggggacaaaatcgctctcTGAGGGACCCCATACACATACACCAAACATAGCTGTTATtaaaggtggtggtgggaagggggGGGATAAGACATGACACACTCTCATGGTTTCTGGAAGACAAAACAGCAGATTCTTTC is a window from the Sceloporus undulatus isolate JIND9_A2432 ecotype Alabama chromosome 1, SceUnd_v1.1, whole genome shotgun sequence genome containing:
- the ACP1 gene encoding low molecular weight phosphotyrosine protein phosphatase isoform X6, whose translation is MLAPSGNICRSPIAEAVFRKLVTEENIEKQWMIDSGAVSDWNVGRSPDARALSCLRNHDIMTAHKARQVTKDDFLTFDYILCMDESNLRDLKRKSNQIQNCKAHIELLGSYDPQKQLIIEDPYYGNDDDFETVYQQCLRCCKEFLEKSH
- the ACP1 gene encoding low molecular weight phosphotyrosine protein phosphatase isoform X3, with amino-acid sequence MSLNMKRIIALQTHTRKCTGNICRSPIAEAVFRKLVTEENIEKQWRIDSAATSTYEIGNPPDYRGQNCVRKHGITMNHIARQVTKDDFLTFDYILCMDESNLRDLKRKSNQIQNCKAHIELLGSYDPQKQLIIEDPYYGNDDDFETVYQQCLRCCKEFLEKSH
- the ACP1 gene encoding low molecular weight phosphotyrosine protein phosphatase isoform X4, with translation MSLNMKRIIALQTHTRKCTGNICRSPIAEAVFRKLVTEENIEKQWMIDSGAVSDWNVGRSPDARALSCLRNHDIMTAHKARQVTKDDFLTFDYILCMDESNLRDLKRKSNQIQNCKAHIELLGSYDPQKQLIIEDPYYGNDDDFETVYQQCLRCCKEFLEKSH
- the ACP1 gene encoding low molecular weight phosphotyrosine protein phosphatase isoform X5; the encoded protein is MLAPSGNICRSPIAEAVFRKLVTEENIEKQWRIDSAATSTYEIGNPPDYRGQNCVRKHGITMNHIARQVTKDDFLTFDYILCMDESNLRDLKRKSNQIQNCKAHIELLGSYDPQKQLIIEDPYYGNDDDFETVYQQCLRCCKEFLEKSH